From the Trifolium pratense cultivar HEN17-A07 linkage group LG4, ARS_RC_1.1, whole genome shotgun sequence genome, the window ATAAAATTCTATAACAATGAATTAATGGGACAATTGTTATAGTGAGGCTAAAAAAATTTAGCTTCATATAGCTAAATAGAGATATGACAATGATTTAATTCAACGCGAATATTATACTACAAAGGATGTGTTTTTCAATCATACTCTCAGATTTTGTCAGATTACTGATCATCACTAGACTATTTAATCAACCTCGGATAAAATGACAAGTAAGGGATAGAAAGAACTTACCAGGAGGAACATATCCTATAGTTCCCTTAATTATTGTGGAGGAACTAACTTGATCATTATTTGAATGTCCTATCCCTCCATGAATGAGCCTTGCTAAGCCAAAGTCTCCCAAGTGGGCTACAAAGTCATCATCAAGAAGAACATTGCTTGGCTTAATATCACAGTGAACTACGGCTTGCTCTGTATCATCGTGTAGATAATCAAGTGCATGAGCTACATCAATAGCAATGTCTACCCTTTGTTTGAAGCTGAGATTATGATTGCCAGACCCTTCACTATCATACAATAACTTTTCTAGACTCCCATTAGGCATGAACTCGAAAACTATAGCTTTAAAGTCTTCACCATTATAATCAACACTTGAACAACAAGTTAGGACCTTGACAAGATTCCGGTGCTTCATATTTGCTAGAGCTTTGCATTCTGCCATGAAACTCTTTGCTGCTCCACGTGTTTGAAGATTCAACACCTTTACAACGATAGGTCTTTCAAAGTGGAGAAGTGATCCTTTGTAAACAGATCCAAAGCTTCCTGCTCCTACCAAGTTAGATGAAGAAAAACCATTGGTTGCTTCATGTAATTCACCATAAGTAACCCTCAAGTTCCCGTTTTGCAAAGATGGTGAAGAAGGTAACCTTTTGGTTTTTCTCGTAAGGAAATGGACAGTTATAAAAGCTATGAAAGAGAACAAAATCCCACCAATTACACTAATGAGGATAAGTTTctttttgagagattttttgtGTTTCTTGGAAGGCGCCCTAAAACATTTAGGAAGCTTCAATTGAGGTATCCCTCCACAAAGATTCTTATTTCCAGTTAGTGAAATTGTTGTGACATTGCTAAAGACACCTCCTAAGGGAACCTCACCATAGAGATTGTTAAATGATAAGTTCAACTTATACAAATATGTTAGATTTTCTAGTTCAAATGGGATTATGCTTGAGAAATTATTGCTAGAAAGGTCTAGGATTTCAAGTGATCTTAATGAGGAGGCCAAAAAGGAAGGTATACTTCCATGAAAAAAGTTTCTCTGCAACACAAGCTCTGTTAGTGTCAAACAAGCAGCAAGTGCATCAGGAATTTCACCTGACAACTTGTTTGCATACAGATACAATACGGAAAATTGCTTCAAGTTACCAAAATCTGAAGGAATGAGACCGGTTAACGAGTTATTGGACAAGTCAAgatttattaaatcttttagaTAGGAAAATGTTTGATTAGGTATATTGCCACTCAAGTTGTTGTCAGAAGCACCAAATGATTGCAACTTTGTGCAATATCTAAGAGTAAATGGAATGCTTCCTTCTAATTCATTGGAATGCAAGTAAAGATCAGACAACACAGTAAGATTGCCAATTACAATAGGGATGTTaccaaataaattattttcttgtaaGACCAATACTACTATATTCTTCAACATTCCAATAGAATATGGAATTGTTCCCTCAAGGAAATTTTTGCTCATGATAAAACCTGTTAGACCTATCAGTTGTCCAATTCCTTCTGGTATTCTTCCAGATATTTGGTTACTTGCCATACTAAGAAAAGTGAGATGGTTGGAAAAGTTGCCTATACGCTCTTGCAATACGCCACCAAATCTATTGTCATCCAACATTAGTTCTTGCAATACTGTACAATTGGTTAGCGAGTAAAGGAAATCCAAATCGGGAGCTCCTCCATTCCCAAAATTATTATTTCCAATGTGAAACCTGTGAAGTTTGCTTAAGGATCCCAAAGTTGGAGGTATTAGCCCATTAAAACCATTCCATGATATATCAAACCATCGCAATTTAGTGAGGTTGGATATTGAACATGGAAAAGTTCCGACAAAGTGGTTCCCTCCGACCAAGAAGGCTCGAAGGCTGGGGAAAGCAACATGTATATTTGATGGAAGATAACCGGAAAACTGGTTTTCTCCAAGGACAAAAACTTGAATATTTGACAGATTGTAAAGAGAATAAGGAATTTCTCCAGAAAAGTTATTTGAACCCAAATTTAGGTCTTTCAAATTTGACAACTTACCCAAGACACGAGGTATGCTTCCTTCCAATTGATTTCTTGCAAGTGTTATGTTTTGGAGTGATGAAATATTTCCTAGAGAAGGTGGAATAGTACCCACTAAATTATTTGCTCCAAGAAGCAACTTATTAAGCTGCATCATAGAACCAAACCATGATGGAATATGTCCAGTGAGCTGATTGTACAACAAGATAATTTCCTTAATATTGGTACAATTGCTTAGTTCAATAGGAATCTTACCATGAAACTTGTTCTTGCTCAAGTCAAGAACTTGCAACCTTTTCAAACGACCAACTTCTCTTGGAATTTCACCATGCAAATTGATGTTGGAAAGTTTGAGTTTTTTGAGAAATGTTAAATTTCCCAAGGCCGGTTCAAGAGTACCGCCCAAATTTTGATTTTCCAACTGCAAGACAAAGACTCTCATGTGGCGTCGACCACATGTAACACCCTCCCATTCACAAAAATGAAGAGATTCATTCCATGATGGAAGATAATCAGGTTCACCATTAGTAAGCTTTACTTTCAAAGAAAGCAAAGCATGTTTGTCAGTCACTGAACTCAAACTCAAAGCAAGAGCAACTGTTGTTGACAACG encodes:
- the LOC123921119 gene encoding probable LRR receptor-like serine/threonine-protein kinase At3g47570 isoform X1, whose amino-acid sequence is MRTYIMFLLYFATLSTTVALALSLSSVTDKHALLSLKVKLTNGEPDYLPSWNESLHFCEWEGVTCGRRHMRVFVLQLENQNLGGTLEPALGNLTFLKKLKLSNINLHGEIPREVGRLKRLQVLDLSKNKFHGKIPIELSNCTNIKEIILLYNQLTGHIPSWFGSMMQLNKLLLGANNLVGTIPPSLGNISSLQNITLARNQLEGSIPRVLGKLSNLKDLNLGSNNFSGEIPYSLYNLSNIQVFVLGENQFSGYLPSNIHVAFPSLRAFLVGGNHFVGTFPCSISNLTKLRWFDISWNGFNGLIPPTLGSLSKLHRFHIGNNNFGNGGAPDLDFLYSLTNCTVLQELMLDDNRFGGVLQERIGNFSNHLTFLSMASNQISGRIPEGIGQLIGLTGFIMSKNFLEGTIPYSIGMLKNIVVLVLQENNLFGNIPIVIGNLTVLSDLYLHSNELEGSIPFTLRYCTKLQSFGASDNNLSGNIPNQTFSYLKDLINLDLSNNSLTGLIPSDFGNLKQFSVLYLYANKLSGEIPDALAACLTLTELVLQRNFFHGSIPSFLASSLRSLEILDLSSNNFSSIIPFELENLTYLYKLNLSFNNLYGEVPLGGVFSNVTTISLTGNKNLCGGIPQLKLPKCFRAPSKKHKKSLKKKLILISVIGGILFSFIAFITVHFLTRKTKRLPSSPSLQNGNLRVTYGELHEATNGFSSSNLVGAGSFGSVYKGSLLHFERPIVVKVLNLQTRGAAKSFMAECKALANMKHRNLVKVLTCCSSVDYNGEDFKAIVFEFMPNGSLEKLLYDSEGSGNHNLSFKQRVDIAIDVAHALDYLHDDTEQAVVHCDIKPSNVLLDDDFVAHLGDFGLARLIHGGIGHSNNDQVSSSTIIKGTIGYVPPEYGAGGPVSPEGDIYSYGILLLEMLTGKKPTNNMFYENLSLHKFCKMKISEDILDIVDSCLLIPFAEDQTRVVENNIKQCLMMFAETGVACSEEFPSQRMLIKDVILKLLAIKQKLSC
- the LOC123921119 gene encoding probable LRR receptor-like serine/threonine-protein kinase At3g47570 isoform X2, whose amino-acid sequence is MLNKLLLGANNLVGTIPPSLGNISSLQNITLARNQLEGSIPRVLGKLSNLKDLNLGSNNFSGEIPYSLYNLSNIQVFVLGENQFSGYLPSNIHVAFPSLRAFLVGGNHFVGTFPCSISNLTKLRWFDISWNGFNGLIPPTLGSLSKLHRFHIGNNNFGNGGAPDLDFLYSLTNCTVLQELMLDDNRFGGVLQERIGNFSNHLTFLSMASNQISGRIPEGIGQLIGLTGFIMSKNFLEGTIPYSIGMLKNIVVLVLQENNLFGNIPIVIGNLTVLSDLYLHSNELEGSIPFTLRYCTKLQSFGASDNNLSGNIPNQTFSYLKDLINLDLSNNSLTGLIPSDFGNLKQFSVLYLYANKLSGEIPDALAACLTLTELVLQRNFFHGSIPSFLASSLRSLEILDLSSNNFSSIIPFELENLTYLYKLNLSFNNLYGEVPLGGVFSNVTTISLTGNKNLCGGIPQLKLPKCFRAPSKKHKKSLKKKLILISVIGGILFSFIAFITVHFLTRKTKRLPSSPSLQNGNLRVTYGELHEATNGFSSSNLVGAGSFGSVYKGSLLHFERPIVVKVLNLQTRGAAKSFMAECKALANMKHRNLVKVLTCCSSVDYNGEDFKAIVFEFMPNGSLEKLLYDSEGSGNHNLSFKQRVDIAIDVAHALDYLHDDTEQAVVHCDIKPSNVLLDDDFVAHLGDFGLARLIHGGIGHSNNDQVSSSTIIKGTIGYVPPEYGAGGPVSPEGDIYSYGILLLEMLTGKKPTNNMFYENLSLHKFCKMKISEDILDIVDSCLLIPFAEDQTRVVENNIKQCLMMFAETGVACSEEFPSQRMLIKDVILKLLAIKQKLSC